One segment of Megachile rotundata isolate GNS110a chromosome 4, iyMegRotu1, whole genome shotgun sequence DNA contains the following:
- the sws gene encoding patatin like phospholipase domain containing sws isoform X5: MEVVELFNKCNENLKSFIVSKWIDKLIAEYQASKTLFIVIISVLLIILIISIIILRKWKNKEFLPEVKEFVGVGTGKPRFRKRDKLLFYGRKMLRKAKSISGQVHATGQGKKRKAVMRFARRLLQLKKDTVPLQLKVLEPPAEYLEEDLGPGDRVPPDALYMLQSIRVFGHFEKPVFLKLCKHTEIMNLPAGSTLFKIGDPDENLFIVQQGLVNVYITGPDGSQISLKLVKTGESVTSLLSFTDVLTGHTSTYKTVSARTVEDSIVVKLPMSAFQEVFQDHPDAFVRVIQVIMVRLQRVTFTALHQYLGLSAELVNQGTHKKKQSPFSGSPVRSRTKENFASQSAENQFSGPVSTSSEQHASCDMSHNSSLNCQQSVPIVINRRPKTNLDWKNQNLSPQSGQNTADMVPECDSHWPNSSPITPQQSFQGSQHGSQPDVIHTGNSHPNKKRSTVIEPIQQQLDDAHLVQIATEAFVRELGLEDDSILKDGKVQIREVPAGTYLMKEESHKDVALVYVVSGALLVSQRVSEGRDVGQEVYMFSAHQGEIVGGLAVLTGEPSFYTIRAKHPSRIALLSKPTFFAIMREQPTVVLHVAHSVVRRLSPFVRQVDFALDWLFLESGRAVYRQGDESDSTFIVLSGRLRSVITYKNGKKELVAEYGKGDLVGIVEMVTQTPRSTTVMAVRDSELAKLPEGLFNVIKLRFPIVVTRLINLLGHRILGTWQQAHAKNGSSDTQRAAATVDARPAQVNFSTVAIVPVSDDVPLTAFTYELYHSLCAIGPCLRLTSEVVRKTLGSSIMEPANEYRLTSWLAQQEDQHRISLYQCDSTYTLWTQRCVRQADCILIVGLGDRPPSIGRTEREVERLVMRTQKELVLLHKEGGQRPSNTVQWLNMRSWVSSHHHIQCPKRMFTRRSQYRINELYSKVLMSEPNVHSDFSRLARWLTGTSVGLVLGGGGARGAAHVGMLKAIIEAGIPIDMVGGVSIGAFMGALWCMEKNITTTTQKAREWSKKMTQWWRQIMDLTYPVTSMFSGKDFNKTIQATFGDTYIEDLWLPYFIITTDITDSCMRTHTHGSLWRYIRASMSLSGYMPPMCDPVDGHLLLDGGYVNNLPADEMLRQGAHHILAIDVGSQDDTDLTNYGDSLSGWWLLWKRWNPFATPVKVPNLPDIQSRLAYVSCVRQLEEVKNSDYCEYVRPPIDKYKTLQFTNFDEIKDVGYQHGKTYFEGQSKAGVLPRFNADREIARALRAKHQAHQQSVSSYTFTDLAQMVCKVSRGNRYVDLDIDSDTDELEEYEADLEEDAQEVGYASEPTAGILDQVP, encoded by the exons ATGGAG gttgtggagttatttaataaatgcaATGAAAACCTAAAATCTTTTATTGTATCAAAATGGATTGACAAATTAATTGCAGAATATCAAGCATCGAAGACATTGTTTATAGTGATAATATCAGttttgttaattatattaattatatcgaTAATTATTCTACGAAAATGGAAAAACAAGGAATTTCTACCAGAAGTAAAAGAATTTGTTGGAGTAGGTACAGGCAAGCCCAGATTCAGAAAAAGAGACAAATTACTTTTCTATGGAAGAAAAATGTTGCGCAAAGCAAAATCTATCAGTGGACAAGTACATGCAACTGGacaaggaaaaaaaagaaaggctGTTATGCGATTTGCTCGAAGACTCTTGCAACTGAAAAAGGATACAGTACCTCTacaattaaaa GTATTAGAACCACCAGCTGAATATTTAGAAGAAGATTTAGGTCCTGGAGATAGAGTGCCACCTGATGCTTTGTATATGTTACAAAGTATAAGAGTTTTTGGTCATTTTGAAAaacctgtatttttaaaattatgcaaACATACGGAAATTATGAATTTGCCAGCTGGAAGTACTTTATTCAAAATTGGAGATCcagatgaaaatttatttatagtgCAACAAGGTTTAGTTAATGTTTATATCACAGGACCTGATGGCTCTCAAATATCATTAAAGTTGGTAAAAACAGGGGAATCAGTTACTAGTCTCCTTAGCTTCACTGATGTACTTACTGGACATACGAGTACGTATAAAACAGTTTCTGCTAGAACTGTGGAAGATTCAATTGTAGTTAAGTTACCAATGAGTGCATTTCAAGAG GTTTTTCAAGATCATCCTGATGCATTTGTTCGAGTTATCCAGGTCATTATGGTTCGCCTTCAGAGAGTCACTTTTACCGCTTTACATCAGTATCTTGGATTATCTGCTGAATTAGTTAATCAAGGGACACACAAGAAAAAACAAAGTCCATTTTCTGGATCTCCAGTTAGGTCAaggacaaaagaaaattttgctTCACAGAGTGCAGAAAATCAATTCAGTGGACCTGTAAGCACGTCATCGGAACAGCATGCTTCGTGCGACATGTCTCATAACTCCTCACTAAATTGTCAACAATCTGTACCTATTGTTATAAATCGACG GCCAAAAACTAATCTTGATtggaaaaatcaaaatttaagtCCACAATCAGGTCAGAACACAGCAGACATGGTACCGGAATGCGATTCTCATTGGCCAAATTCTTCGCCTATTACACCACAGCAGTCATTCCAAGGATCTCAGCATGGATCTCAACCAGATGTCATACACACGGGAAATTCTCATCCGAACAAGAAACGGTCTACTGTTATTGAACCAATTCAGCAACAGTTAGATGATGCACATCTTGTTCAGATAGCTACAGAGGCGTTTGTTAGAGAACTTGGCTTAGAAGATGATTCTATACTGAAAGATGGCAAAGTTCAAATTAGAGAAGTACCAGCTGGAACTTACTTAATGAAGGAAGAATCTCACAAG GATGTGGCACTTGTCTATGTTGTATCTGGTGCATTATTAGTTAGCCAACGTGTTTCGGAAGGAAGAGACGTAGGTCAAGAAGTCTACATGTTTAGTGCTCATCAAGGTGAAATTGTAGGAGGTCTAGCTGTATTAACTGGAGAACCTTCTTTTTATACTATTAGAGCGAAACATCCTAGTCGCATAGCTCTTCTTAGTAAACCAACATTTTTTGCTATTATGCGAGAACAACCCACTGTTGTATTACATGTAGCCCACTCGGTTGTTCGAAGACTTAGTCCCTTCGTACGACAG GTCGATTTTGCTCTGGATTGGTTATTCTTAGAAAGTGGTAGAGCAGTATATAGACAAGGAGATGAATCGGATTCAACGTTTATCGTATTAAGCGGTCGTTTACGATCAGTGATTACATATAAAAATGGGAAAAAAGAACTCGTTGCGGAATATGGTAAAGGAGACCTAGTGGGTATCGTAGAAATGGTCACTCAGACTCCACGATCAACTACCGTAATGGCAGTACGAGACTCTGAATTAGCGAAACTTCCTGAAGGattatttaatgttattaaacttCGTTTCCCGATAGTAGTTACCCGACTCATAAACTTACTTGGACATCGTATACTTGGTACTTGGCAACAAGCACACGCAAAGAATGGTAGTAGTGATACACA GCGAGCTGCTGCAACAGTCGATGCACGACCAGCCCAAGTGAATTTTTCAACTGTTGCAATAGTTCCAGTATCTGATGATGTACCGTTGACTGCATTTACATATGAATTGTATCATTCATTATGCGCTATTGGACCATGTTTACGACTTACTTCAGAAGTTGTTCGTAAA ACATTAGGTAGTAGTATCATGGAACCTGCAAATGAATATCGGCTAACGTCATGGCTTGCACAGCAAGAAGATCAGCACCGCATTTCATTGTACCAATGTGATTCGACGTATACACTGTGGACTCAGCGGTGTGTTCGACAAGCTGATTGCATCCTTATCGTAGGGTTAGGAGACAGACCTCCGTCTATAGGTAGAACTGAACGAGAAGTTGAGCGTTTAGTGATGAGGACGCAAAAAGAATTAGTGCTTTTGCATAAAGAAGGTGGTCAGAGGCCTTCAAATACAGTACAATGGTTAAATATGAGATCTTGGGTTTCTAGTCATCATCATATTCAATGTCCTAAACGAATGTTTACGAGAAGATCTCAGTACAGAATT aatgAACTGTACTCAAAAGTTCTTATGTCAGAACCAAATGTACATAGCGATTTTAGTAGACTTGCTCGTTGGTTAACTGGAACCTCAGTAGGGCTCGTACTTGGAGGTGGTGGTGCTAGGGGTGCAGCGCATGTAGGAATGCTCAAAGCAATTATTGAAGCTGGTATACCTATCGACATGGTCGGTGGGGTTAGCATCGGAGCATTTATGGGTGCACTATGGTGCATGGAAAAGAACATTACGACAACAACACAAAAAGCACGTGAATGGTCCAAG AAAATGACACAATGGTGGAGACAAATAATGGACCTAACATATCCAGTAACATCCATGTTTTCAGgaaaagattttaataaaacaattcaaGCAACATTTGGAGATACATACATAGAAGATTTATGGTTACCATATTTCATAATAACTACCGACATCACTGACTCGTGCATGCGTACACACACACACG GATCGCTGTGGCGGTATATTCGGGCTTCGATGTCTTTGTCTGGTTACATGCCGCCCATGTGTGACCCAGTTGATGGCCATCTCCTGCTCGACGGCGGGTACGTCAATAACCTCCCAG CTGACGAAATGTTGAGACAAGGAGCGCATCATATTTTGGCTATTGATGTTGGGTCACAGGATGATACAGATTTAACGAATTATGGAGATTCTTTATCTGGTTGGTGGTTATTATGGAAACGATGGAATCCTTTCGCGACACCTGTTAAAGTCCCCAATTTACCTGACATACAGTCCAGATTGGCATACGTGAGTTGTGTACGCCAACTGGAAGAAGTTAAAAACTCCGATTATTGTGAATATGTCAGACCTCCGATTGACAAATATAAAACTcttcaatttactaattttgatgaaattaaagATGTTGGGTATCAACACg ggAAAACGTATTTCGAAGGACAATCGAAAGCCGGTGTTCTTCCTAGATTTAACGCCGATAGAGAAATTGCACGGGCATTACGAGCCAAACATCAAGCACATCAACAATCCGTATCTTCGTATACTTTTACAGATTTAGCTCAAATGGTCTGCAAAGTCTCCAGAGGAAATCGATATGTAGATCTTGACATTGATTCTGATACAGATGAATTAGAAGAATATGAAGCAGATCTTGAAGAAGATGCACAAGAAGTAGGTTATGCCTCTGAACCCACTGCCGGTATTTTAGACCag GTCCCCTAG
- the sws gene encoding patatin like phospholipase domain containing sws isoform X4 has translation MEVVELFNKCNENLKSFIVSKWIDKLIAEYQASKTLFIVIISVLLIILIISIIILRKWKNKEFLPEVKEFVGVGTGKPRFRKRDKLLFYGRKMLRKAKSISGQVHATGQGKKRKAVMRFARRLLQLKKDTVPLQLKVLEPPAEYLEEDLGPGDRVPPDALYMLQSIRVFGHFEKPVFLKLCKHTEIMNLPAGSTLFKIGDPDENLFIVQQGLVNVYITGPDGSQISLKLVKTGESVTSLLSFTDVLTGHTSTYKTVSARTVEDSIVVKLPMSAFQEVFQDHPDAFVRVIQVIMVRLQRVTFTALHQYLGLSAELVNQGTHKKKQSPFSGSPVRSRTKENFASQSAENQFSGPVSTSSEQHASCDMSHNSSLNCQQSVPIVINRRPKTNLDWKNQNLSPQSGQNTADMVPECDSHWPNSSPITPQQSFQGSQHGSQPDVIHTGNSHPNKKRSTVIEPIQQQLDDAHLVQIATEAFVRELGLEDDSILKDGKVQIREVPAGTYLMKEESHKDVALVYVVSGALLVSQRVSEGRDVGQEVYMFSAHQGEIVGGLAVLTGEPSFYTIRAKHPSRIALLSKPTFFAIMREQPTVVLHVAHSVVRRLSPFVRQVDFALDWLFLESGRAVYRQGDESDSTFIVLSGRLRSVITYKNGKKELVAEYGKGDLVGIVEMVTQTPRSTTVMAVRDSELAKLPEGLFNVIKLRFPIVVTRLINLLGHRILGTWQQAHAKNGSSDTQRAAATVDARPAQVNFSTVAIVPVSDDVPLTAFTYELYHSLCAIGPCLRLTSEVVRKTLGSSIMEPANEYRLTSWLAQQEDQHRISLYQCDSTYTLWTQRCVRQADCILIVGLGDRPPSIGRTEREVERLVMRTQKELVLLHKEGGQRPSNTVQWLNMRSWVSSHHHIQCPKRMFTRRSQYRINELYSKVLMSEPNVHSDFSRLARWLTGTSVGLVLGGGGARGAAHVGMLKAIIEAGIPIDMVGGVSIGAFMGALWCMEKNITTTTQKAREWSKKMTQWWRQIMDLTYPVTSMFSGKDFNKTIQATFGDTYIEDLWLPYFIITTDITDSCMRTHTHGSLWRYIRASMSLSGYMPPMCDPVDGHLLLDGGYVNNLPADEMLRQGAHHILAIDVGSQDDTDLTNYGDSLSGWWLLWKRWNPFATPVKVPNLPDIQSRLAYVSCVRQLEEVKNSDYCEYVRPPIDKYKTLQFTNFDEIKDVGYQHGKTYFEGQSKAGVLPRFNADREIARALRAKHQAHQQSVSSYTFTDLAQMVCKVSRGNRYVDLDIDSDTDELEEYEADLEEDAQEVGYASEPTAGILDQARSPRFTGNWST, from the exons ATGGAG gttgtggagttatttaataaatgcaATGAAAACCTAAAATCTTTTATTGTATCAAAATGGATTGACAAATTAATTGCAGAATATCAAGCATCGAAGACATTGTTTATAGTGATAATATCAGttttgttaattatattaattatatcgaTAATTATTCTACGAAAATGGAAAAACAAGGAATTTCTACCAGAAGTAAAAGAATTTGTTGGAGTAGGTACAGGCAAGCCCAGATTCAGAAAAAGAGACAAATTACTTTTCTATGGAAGAAAAATGTTGCGCAAAGCAAAATCTATCAGTGGACAAGTACATGCAACTGGacaaggaaaaaaaagaaaggctGTTATGCGATTTGCTCGAAGACTCTTGCAACTGAAAAAGGATACAGTACCTCTacaattaaaa GTATTAGAACCACCAGCTGAATATTTAGAAGAAGATTTAGGTCCTGGAGATAGAGTGCCACCTGATGCTTTGTATATGTTACAAAGTATAAGAGTTTTTGGTCATTTTGAAAaacctgtatttttaaaattatgcaaACATACGGAAATTATGAATTTGCCAGCTGGAAGTACTTTATTCAAAATTGGAGATCcagatgaaaatttatttatagtgCAACAAGGTTTAGTTAATGTTTATATCACAGGACCTGATGGCTCTCAAATATCATTAAAGTTGGTAAAAACAGGGGAATCAGTTACTAGTCTCCTTAGCTTCACTGATGTACTTACTGGACATACGAGTACGTATAAAACAGTTTCTGCTAGAACTGTGGAAGATTCAATTGTAGTTAAGTTACCAATGAGTGCATTTCAAGAG GTTTTTCAAGATCATCCTGATGCATTTGTTCGAGTTATCCAGGTCATTATGGTTCGCCTTCAGAGAGTCACTTTTACCGCTTTACATCAGTATCTTGGATTATCTGCTGAATTAGTTAATCAAGGGACACACAAGAAAAAACAAAGTCCATTTTCTGGATCTCCAGTTAGGTCAaggacaaaagaaaattttgctTCACAGAGTGCAGAAAATCAATTCAGTGGACCTGTAAGCACGTCATCGGAACAGCATGCTTCGTGCGACATGTCTCATAACTCCTCACTAAATTGTCAACAATCTGTACCTATTGTTATAAATCGACG GCCAAAAACTAATCTTGATtggaaaaatcaaaatttaagtCCACAATCAGGTCAGAACACAGCAGACATGGTACCGGAATGCGATTCTCATTGGCCAAATTCTTCGCCTATTACACCACAGCAGTCATTCCAAGGATCTCAGCATGGATCTCAACCAGATGTCATACACACGGGAAATTCTCATCCGAACAAGAAACGGTCTACTGTTATTGAACCAATTCAGCAACAGTTAGATGATGCACATCTTGTTCAGATAGCTACAGAGGCGTTTGTTAGAGAACTTGGCTTAGAAGATGATTCTATACTGAAAGATGGCAAAGTTCAAATTAGAGAAGTACCAGCTGGAACTTACTTAATGAAGGAAGAATCTCACAAG GATGTGGCACTTGTCTATGTTGTATCTGGTGCATTATTAGTTAGCCAACGTGTTTCGGAAGGAAGAGACGTAGGTCAAGAAGTCTACATGTTTAGTGCTCATCAAGGTGAAATTGTAGGAGGTCTAGCTGTATTAACTGGAGAACCTTCTTTTTATACTATTAGAGCGAAACATCCTAGTCGCATAGCTCTTCTTAGTAAACCAACATTTTTTGCTATTATGCGAGAACAACCCACTGTTGTATTACATGTAGCCCACTCGGTTGTTCGAAGACTTAGTCCCTTCGTACGACAG GTCGATTTTGCTCTGGATTGGTTATTCTTAGAAAGTGGTAGAGCAGTATATAGACAAGGAGATGAATCGGATTCAACGTTTATCGTATTAAGCGGTCGTTTACGATCAGTGATTACATATAAAAATGGGAAAAAAGAACTCGTTGCGGAATATGGTAAAGGAGACCTAGTGGGTATCGTAGAAATGGTCACTCAGACTCCACGATCAACTACCGTAATGGCAGTACGAGACTCTGAATTAGCGAAACTTCCTGAAGGattatttaatgttattaaacttCGTTTCCCGATAGTAGTTACCCGACTCATAAACTTACTTGGACATCGTATACTTGGTACTTGGCAACAAGCACACGCAAAGAATGGTAGTAGTGATACACA GCGAGCTGCTGCAACAGTCGATGCACGACCAGCCCAAGTGAATTTTTCAACTGTTGCAATAGTTCCAGTATCTGATGATGTACCGTTGACTGCATTTACATATGAATTGTATCATTCATTATGCGCTATTGGACCATGTTTACGACTTACTTCAGAAGTTGTTCGTAAA ACATTAGGTAGTAGTATCATGGAACCTGCAAATGAATATCGGCTAACGTCATGGCTTGCACAGCAAGAAGATCAGCACCGCATTTCATTGTACCAATGTGATTCGACGTATACACTGTGGACTCAGCGGTGTGTTCGACAAGCTGATTGCATCCTTATCGTAGGGTTAGGAGACAGACCTCCGTCTATAGGTAGAACTGAACGAGAAGTTGAGCGTTTAGTGATGAGGACGCAAAAAGAATTAGTGCTTTTGCATAAAGAAGGTGGTCAGAGGCCTTCAAATACAGTACAATGGTTAAATATGAGATCTTGGGTTTCTAGTCATCATCATATTCAATGTCCTAAACGAATGTTTACGAGAAGATCTCAGTACAGAATT aatgAACTGTACTCAAAAGTTCTTATGTCAGAACCAAATGTACATAGCGATTTTAGTAGACTTGCTCGTTGGTTAACTGGAACCTCAGTAGGGCTCGTACTTGGAGGTGGTGGTGCTAGGGGTGCAGCGCATGTAGGAATGCTCAAAGCAATTATTGAAGCTGGTATACCTATCGACATGGTCGGTGGGGTTAGCATCGGAGCATTTATGGGTGCACTATGGTGCATGGAAAAGAACATTACGACAACAACACAAAAAGCACGTGAATGGTCCAAG AAAATGACACAATGGTGGAGACAAATAATGGACCTAACATATCCAGTAACATCCATGTTTTCAGgaaaagattttaataaaacaattcaaGCAACATTTGGAGATACATACATAGAAGATTTATGGTTACCATATTTCATAATAACTACCGACATCACTGACTCGTGCATGCGTACACACACACACG GATCGCTGTGGCGGTATATTCGGGCTTCGATGTCTTTGTCTGGTTACATGCCGCCCATGTGTGACCCAGTTGATGGCCATCTCCTGCTCGACGGCGGGTACGTCAATAACCTCCCAG CTGACGAAATGTTGAGACAAGGAGCGCATCATATTTTGGCTATTGATGTTGGGTCACAGGATGATACAGATTTAACGAATTATGGAGATTCTTTATCTGGTTGGTGGTTATTATGGAAACGATGGAATCCTTTCGCGACACCTGTTAAAGTCCCCAATTTACCTGACATACAGTCCAGATTGGCATACGTGAGTTGTGTACGCCAACTGGAAGAAGTTAAAAACTCCGATTATTGTGAATATGTCAGACCTCCGATTGACAAATATAAAACTcttcaatttactaattttgatgaaattaaagATGTTGGGTATCAACACg ggAAAACGTATTTCGAAGGACAATCGAAAGCCGGTGTTCTTCCTAGATTTAACGCCGATAGAGAAATTGCACGGGCATTACGAGCCAAACATCAAGCACATCAACAATCCGTATCTTCGTATACTTTTACAGATTTAGCTCAAATGGTCTGCAAAGTCTCCAGAGGAAATCGATATGTAGATCTTGACATTGATTCTGATACAGATGAATTAGAAGAATATGAAGCAGATCTTGAAGAAGATGCACAAGAAGTAGGTTATGCCTCTGAACCCACTGCCGGTATTTTAGACCag GCTAGGTCCCCTAGGTTTACTGGAAATTGGagcacttga